From Solea solea chromosome 20, fSolSol10.1, whole genome shotgun sequence, one genomic window encodes:
- the LOC131447021 gene encoding juxtaposed with another zinc finger protein 1-like translates to MTGIAAASFFSNSCRFGGCGLQFETLAELIVHIEDNHIDTDPRVLEKQEQQQPTYLALSYINRFMTDAARREQETMKKKATPKLSLSITGGVSRNSTATPPRHTSGNLTPPVTPPITPSSSFRSSTPTGSEYDEEEVDYEESDSDESWTTESAISSESILSSMCMNGGEEKPFACPVPGCKKRYKNVNGIKYHAKNGHRTQIRVRKPFKCRCGKSYKTSQGLRHHTINFHPPVSTEILRKIQG, encoded by the exons ATGACGGGCATCGCCGCCGCTTCGTTTTTCTCCAATTCCTGCAGGTTCGGCGGCTGCGGTCTCCAGTTCGAGACTCTCGCCGAGCTCATCGTCCACATCGAGGACAATCACATCG acACAGACCCGCGGGTTCTGGAGAAGCAGGAGCAACAGCAGCCCACTTATCTGGCCCTAAGCTACAtaaacag GTTCATGACAGACGCGGCGCGCCGGGAACAGGAGACCATGAAAAAGAAAGCCACGCCCAAACTGTCCCTGTCCATCACGGGCGGGGTGTCCAGAAACAGCACGGCCACGCCTCCCCGCCACACAAGTGGTAACTTGACGCCTCCGGTCACGCCCCCCATCACCCCGTCCTCCTCCTTCCGCAGCAGCACACCTACAG GCAGCGAGTATGACGAGGAGGAGGTAGACTACGAGGAGTCAGACAGCGATGAGTCGTGGACCACAGAAAGTGCCATCAGCTCCGAGTCCATCCTCAGCTCCATGTGCATGAACGGGGGAGAGGAGAAGCCGTTTGCCTGCCCTGTCCCTGGCTGTAAGAAGAGATACAAG AATGTGAACGGCATCAAGTACCATGCCAAGAACGGCCACCGCACGCAGATCCGCGTGAGGAAGCCCTTCAAGTGTCGCTGTGGCAAGAGCTACAAGACGTCACAGGGCCTGAGACACCACACCATCAACTTCCACCCGCCTGTCTCCACCGAAATCCTGCGCAAGATTCAAGGCTAG